One segment of Channa argus isolate prfri chromosome 17, Channa argus male v1.0, whole genome shotgun sequence DNA contains the following:
- the LOC137102077 gene encoding NACHT, LRR and PYD domains-containing protein 3-like isoform X2, translating to MKSDRSVGRFINLKAGKPAYRGMQQQKPEPSCISMKSDRSVGRFINFKDGKRACRRVQLETSEAHRNQVTQQQRKDLDSIFMLLEENIVTFVKKELKRVQRVLRASFQQCLENQNADEEDLKDEDEGQWKSSRDSFLSITLNCLRRMKQDELADCLQNKSHASVCQRKLKSDLKKKFQCVFEGVAKAGNPTLLNQIYTELYVTEGGTGDINDEHEVRQIETASRKPDKPENTIRHEDIFKASPGRDEPIRRVMTKGVAGIGKTVLTQKFTLDWAEDKANQDIQFTFPLTFRELNVLKEKKFSLVELVHLFFPETKGICRFEEFQVVFIFDGLDECRLPLDFKNNKILNDVTESTLVDVLLTNLIRGNLLPSARLWITTRPAAANQIPPDCVDMVTEVRGFTDPQKEEYFRKRFRDEEQASRIISHIKTSQSLHIMCHIPVFCWITATVLEDVLKTRKGGELPRTLTEMYIHFLVVQSKLKNIKYDGGAETDPHWSPESREMIESLGKVAFEQLQKGNLIFYESDLTECGIDIRAASVYSGVFTQIFKEERGLYQDKVFCFVHLSVQEFLAALHVHLTFFNIGINLMSEEQITDLGCKDTYLYRSAVDKALQSPNGHLDLFLRFLLGLSLELKQTLLRGLLTKTGRTSKANQETVQYIKNKISNNLSAEKSINLFHCLNELNDCSLVEEIQQYLRSESLSADKLSPAQWSALVFILLTSEKDLDVFDLKKYSASEEALLKLLPVVKTSSKALLSGCNLSERSCKALSSVISYHTSRLSELDLGMNNLQDSGVKLLSAAMEKPFCKLKTLRLSGCYLSERSCETLASVLSSMYSCLRELDLSNNNLQDAGVKLLAAGLRASHTTIEVLRLSGCNISLRSCEALSSVLSSKFSKLTELDLSNNYLQDSVVKLLSATPKSPHSRLGVVRLNGCYLTERSCEALASFLSSSSLRELDLSNNNLKDSGLKLLSAGLERPQCRLEILRLTGCYLTEKSCEALSSILSSSQTSSLRELDLSNNNLHNLGVKLLSAGLESPHSTLETLRLSGCYISERSCEAVSSVFKCQSYRLRKLDLSNNNLQDSGVELLSSGLKEQNCRLEILSLSGCLITEDGCASLASALSSNPSHLRELDLSYNHPGQSGVRLLTARLEEPHWRLDTLRVDHGGQERLKCSLKKYACELDIDPKTLNRDLQLSDNNKKVTCGLKVQTYPDHPDRFDYWPQLLCSNCLTGRCYWEVEWTGEVYVSVTCRGIRRKGNGDECRFGKNVHSRSLRCSDAGYSVWHNNRETSISSSSVSHRVAVYVDCPAGTLSFYSVSSDKLIHLHTFNTTFSEPSYAGFGFGLWSHGSSLSLCAV from the exons ATGAAGAGTGACCGATCTGTGGGTCGTTTTATTAACTTAAAAGCTGGAAAACCTGCTTATAGAGG gatgcagcagcagaaaccGGAACCTAGTTGTATATCCATGAAGAGTGACCGATCTGTGGGTCGCTTCATTAACTTTAAAGATGGGAAACGTGCTTGTAGAAG GGTTCAGCTGGAGACATCAGAGGCTCACAGAAATCAAGTGACCCAGCAGCAACGAAAagacctggactccatatttatg CTGTTGGAAGagaacattgtcacttttgtgaagaaagAGTTGAAGAGAGTCCAGAGGGTCCTAAGAGCAAGTTTTCAACAGTGCTTGGAGAATCAGAATGCGGATGAGGAGGACTTGAAAGATGAGGATGAAGGACAGTGGAAGAGCAGCAGAGATTCATTTCTGAGTATCACACTGAATtgcctgaggagaatgaagcaggacgAGCttgctgactgtctgcagaaca AAAGTCATGCTTCAGTCTGTCAACGTAAACTCAAGTCTGacctgaagaagaagttccagtgtgtgtttgagggggtcgctaaagcaggaaacccaaccctCCTGAaccagatctacacagagctctacgtaacagagggagggactggagacatcaatgatgaacatgaggtcagacagattgaaacagcatccaggaaaccagacaaaccagaaaacacaatcagacatgaagacatctttaaagcctcacctggaagagatgaaccaatcagaagagtgatgacaaagggagtggctggcattgggaaaacagtcttaacacagaagttcactctggactgggctgaagacaaagccaaccaggacatacagttcacatttccattgactttcagagaactgaatgtgctgaaagagaaaaagttcagcttggtggaacttgttcatcttttctttcctgaaaccaaaggaatctgcaggtttgaagagtttcaggttgtgttcatctttgatggtctggatgagtgtcgacttccactggactttaaaaacaacaagatcCTGaatgatgttacagagtccaccttagtggatgtgctgctgacaaacctcatcagggggaatttgcttccctctgctcgcctctggataaccacacgacctgcagcagccaatcagatccctcctgattgtgttgacatggtgacagaggtcagagggttcactgacccacagaaagaggagtacttcaggaagagattcagagatgaggagcaagccagcagaatcatctcccacatcaagacatcacaaagcctccacatcatgtgccacatcccagtcttctgctggatcactgctacagttctggaggacgTGTTGAAAACCAGaaagggaggagagctgcccaggaccctgactgagatgtacatccacttcctggtggttcagtccaaactgaaaaacatcaagtatgatggaggagctgagacagatccacactggagtccagagagcaGGGAaatgattgagtctctgggaaaagtggcttttgagcagctgcagaaaggaaacctgatcttctatgaatcagacctgacagaatgtggcatcgatatcagagcagcctcagtgtactcaggagtgttcacacagatctttaaagaggagagaggactgtaccaggacaaggtgttctgcttcgtccatttgagtgttcaggagtttctggctgctcttcatgtccatctgacttTCTTTAACATTGGCATCAATTTGATGTCAGAAGAACAAATAACAGACCTAGGATGCAAAGATACTTATCTCTACCGGAGCGCTGTGGACAAGGCCCTacagagtccaaatggacacctggacttgtTCCTCCGTTTTCTTCTGGGTCTTTCACTGGAGCTCAAGCAGACTCTCCTACGAGGCCTGCTAACAAAGACAGGAAGAACATCCAAGGCcaatcaggaaacagtccagtacatcaagaaCAAGATCAGTAataatctgtctgcagagaaaagcatcaacctgttccactgtctgaatgaactgaatgattgtTCTCTGGTGGAGGAGATCCAACAGTACCTGAGATCAGAAAGTCTTTCCGCagataaactgtctcctgctcagtggtcagctctggtcttcatcttactgaCATCAGAGAAAGATCTGGATGTGTTTGatctgaagaaatactctgcttcagaggaggctcttctgaAGCTGCTGCCAGTGGTTAAAACCTCCAGCAAAGCTTT GCTCAGTGGCTGTAACctgtcagagagaagctgtaaaGCTCTTTCCTCAGTCATCAGCTACCACACCTCTAGGCTGAGCGAGCTGGACCTGGGTATGAATAACCTGCAGGATTCTGgcgtgaagctgctgtctgctgcaaTGGAGAAACCATTCTGTAAACTGAAAACTCTTAG GCTGAGTGGCTGttacctctcagagagaagctgtgagaCCCTggcctcagttctcagctcaaTGTATTCctgtctgagagaactggacctgagtaacaacaatCTTCAAGATGCGGGAGTGAAGCTACTGGCTGCTGGACTGAGGGCTTCACACACTACAATAGAAGTTCTTAG GCTCAGTGGCTGTAACATTTCACTGAGAAGTTGTGAAGCTCTTTCATCAGTTCTGAGTTCCAAGTTCTCAAAGCTGACAGAattggacctgagtaacaattacctgcaggattcagtagtgaagctgctgtctgctacACCCAAGAGTCCACACAGCAGACTGGGAGTTGTTAG ACTGAATGGCTGTTACctcacagagagaagctgtgaagctctggcCTCATTTCTCAgctcctctagtctgagagaactggaccttaGTAACAATAACCTGAAGGATTCAGGATTGAAGCTGCTTTCTGCTGGACTAGAAAGACCACAATGCAGACTGGAAATTCTCAG GCTGACCGGCTGTTACCTCACGGAGAAAAGTTGTGAAGCTCTATCTTCAATTCTCAGCAGCTCACAGACATCTAGTCTGAgggaactggacctgagtaacaacaacctGCATAATTTAGGTGTGAAGCTGCTATCTGCTGGGCTTGAAAGTCCACACAGTACACTGGAAACTCTCAG GTTAAGTGGCTGTTACATCTCAGAGCGAAGCTGTGAAGCTGTTTCCTCAGTTTTCAAGTGCCAGTCTTATAGATTGAGAAagctggacctgagtaacaacaacctgcaggattcaggagtagAGCTGCTGTCTTCTGGACTGAAGGAACAAAACTGCAGGCTGGAGATTCTCAG tctgtcaggttgtctgataACAGAGGATGGTTgcgcttctctggcctcagctctgagctccaacccctcccatctgagagaactggacctgagctacaatcatccaggacAATCAGGAGTGAGGCTGTTGACTGCAAGACTGGAGGAGCCACACTGGAGAttggacactctcag AGTGGACCATGGTGGACAGGAGAGACTGAAATGTAGTCTGAAGAAGT ATGCCTGTGAACTGGACATAGACCCAAAAACCTTAAACAGAGACCtccaactgtctgacaacaacaagaAGGTGACCTGTGGGCTAAAGGTTCAGacatatcctgatcatccagacagattcgACTACTGgcctcagctgctgtgtagtaattgtctgactggtcgctgctactgggaggtggagtggacagGAGAGGTTTACGTATCTGTGACATGTAGAGGAAtcagaaggaaaggaaatggTGATGAGTGCAGGTTTGGAAAGAATGTCCATTCAAGGAGTCTGCGGTGCTCTGATGCTGGGTACTCAGTTTGGCACAATAACAGAGAAACGTCCATCTCCTCGTCCTCCGTCTctcacagagtagcagtgtatgtggactgtcctgctggaactctgtccttctacagtgtctcctctgacaaactgatccacctccacaccttcaacaccacattctCTGAACCTTCGTATGCTGGGTTTGGGTTTGGACTCTGGTCACATGGTTCCTCACTGTCTTTATGCGCTGTGTAG